The genomic DNA ATTGTAGCATAATTTAATGTGTGAAGTTTCATAGACAGCTATAATAGATATTCTATGGTGAACAGTTTTTTCATAGAGAAACCTGATGTTTAAAATATactatttattaatatatataatagcaaaactgctggaaaacatttttctcacgTTATCGGGGActgagaaaagttattttctttcaagtatgAAAATTTATCAGAGAAAAGCCACAACTTCAGATCCCTGTGTATGTCCTCCCCCCCAGGTGTATCCCTGTGTATATATCTGCTATGCCTGAAGCTGCCATTGAAGTTAATGGCATGTCTGTTCATGAAGGTCTTTTGAAATTGGATAATTACACTGTCCTGAAAGCAACTCTCTAATTGTCCTTAGTGAAAGCGGCGTGTGCCTCTCTTACTTTTTTGTCTCAGACTCTTAGTTGTACCAGCAGAACTGCTGCAATTGTGCTCAAGCTCTAATTGTCTGTGGAAGACtataaggaaaataattattcatcTTTGTAAGAATAATGAAGGCTTAAAAATGATTGTACGAAACACTGAACATCACTATTCTGTGCACCTCTTCCACTTGCTGTGGTAAATAAAACTGAGCATTTCACCTTAGCGCTGAAAATATTCAGGACTCAACCTGAGAGGGCCCAGGATAACCTGATGTTGGGCCCTGCTTTGTGCAGCCTATGGGACCAGGTATCTCAAGAAGTCCCCTCCAAGTGGGACTCTTCTCTGGTCCTACAATTCTAAGATAGTGCCACCTAAACTATCACAATAAATTTAATAGGAAAATTGCCAGCTACTAGCTGTCAGCTGGGAACCACTATGGTACACAGTAGTTTTGATTTGGACGAGGAGGGACATTTCAGCCCTCGTTGAGAGTTATTTTTGATCATGGAGTCAACTTGGTCTTTAAATTTTAGATTATTCTTATCTCCTGAGCTTGATCACGTTCTTCATAAACCATCTAGCTGGTGTGCCTGCCTCTGTTCAGAAATACCCTGGTATTCCGATAATAGGTTAACATTTTTCGTTTGTATAAATCAAAGCCAAACAAATATTCCATCTCCGACTTGCTTGTTTATTCTGCTGTGTTTGGCCTGTGCATTGTTCTTAGCTGTGATCCCcattccttccctgcctcctccactgGCGCAGGTGGGAAAATATGCAGTGACTCTGAATAAACCTGTGAAAATCCTTAGTGCTTTCAGTGGCCTGaacaagaaacacattttcaaattCCTCTGAGTTTTGGTGACATCCACCTTCAGCTCGGAATTCAGCTGCTTCTATGTTTCCTCACTGCAGCCTGTCAGAAGCAGACTTAACTTATTACTCCTCTCTGTGAATTTCATCTGTTTGCTCTTCCTTCTGGCTGTTTGTGTTTCCCTTCCCTGTTGAGAGAAAGCCCTCCAAAAAGCTGGCCAAAATGCACTTTGTCTCTGCAGGTAGCCTCATCCTTGTGATAGCCTGTGCCAGTCTGGGGTTTCCTGCTGtacctcattttctctttcttcccaatTTGTGGTAGCATGTAACAGGAGATTGGCCTGATGCtcttcagtacctgaagggggcctacaggaaagctggggaggggctgtttgcaagggcatgtagcgataggacaaggggcaatggttttaaactagagcagggtaggtttagattagacattaggaagatgttctttacaatgagggtggtgagacactggcacaggttgcccagagaggtggtggaggccccatccctggagacatttgaggccaggcttgatgaggctctgagcaacctgatctagttgaagatgtccctgcttactgcaggggggttggactagatggcctttagaggtcccttccaacccaacacattctatgattctatgattctgtgattctgtgattagagaTAAGCTTTCAGCATACCCCTTTCAACTGGTTCTAGGGCATCTCCCCACCTGGGGATGCAATTTTGGCATCAAGCACACCTTTGTTGcaggagctctgctctcctgcttgGCAGCAGTCAGGTGCTCTAAGCAACAAGTCAGTAGCCGCTGTGTATCATTTCATACATGTCTTTTgaattaataaaaagcagaaatcaaTTATATTCGCCAAAAGGTACTATTGGTATGATTGACCAAATTCTTTTTCTAGTCTTGGAAGAAAGCACAGATTTTGTACCCCAAAGTAGAATCTGGCCCACTGAATTTTAGCCATCTAAAAGTAAGGTAACTAGTCTGAGTCATCTTTACTTTTTCTAGGGTTAATGGAGAGAAGTTGTCATCTCCAGTAAACGCTATATTCCACTTAACTAGGATAGGGTGAAGTGCCCTTTGATGTGTCTAGCATGAGGGAGCCCAGATAGCTGGCTTAGATATGGATGTTCTTAGTATCTGAAATCATGTGAGATGGAGCCCACCAGAAGGAATCGCGGTCTAAATCTGCAAACCCACCCTAAGGTGCAAACCTACTTAGCATACTGGATAAGCTTCATGAAAGCGTAGGCTTCTGTGTAGCATCATCATCAAAAATCTTCCTGGAAGAGGTTTAGAAAAGGGTTTGAAAGAGCAAAGGCAATTGTTTGATACATGAGAACAGGAGAGCGGTTCTGGCAGACTGTAACAGAGATGGAATTATTGCATCCACCCCTCCTGCTACCTCCACCCCCAAAATCTGAAAACTTCCTGATTTGTGTTCATCAATAATTAAGAGCCCATCAGCAATACTCAGAGGGAGCTTGCATTGCACTTCTGAGCAGCCAGTTAGTAATGTACGGTGGAGAGATCCTCTTTTTCAAATCCCAGGGCTCCAGGCCATGCAATGCTAGTATTGCATTTTCAATTAGCTTCTGAGTGAATGCTTGGCATATGTAGAAGTGAACTGGTACACAATTAGCTTATTGTTCCTTTCAGCTTTGTGCTGAGAGGATCTGAAGGACTGcagaagagaggggagaggggagggaaaaaaaaaaaaaagtaaatagccAAGCTGTCGGCATCTCCGTGGATGTGGAATAAGGGAGTTGCTCGGCTCACGCAGATTCCTGTGCTAAGTCGGGACTTACAGCTGTTACTGAGGAGcacccagcctggctgtggggagggTACCCGGGGAGCGGCGCAGACCGAGTCTCCAGCTCCAGGCTCTTCTCTCGCCTGACTCACCTCAGCATCACGATGGAGCCCAACAGCcctaaaaaaatacaatttgctGTGCCGCTGTTTCAGAGTCAAATAGATCCCGAGGCAGCTGAGCAGGTAAGGAAGATGAGTTTCTTTTGGTGTTTTGAGGGAATGGGGTAGGAATGGGGGCAAGATGTGGGGTGAGAACAGGTAATATTTGTGGCCTAAACGCGTTTCTACCTTATAGTAGTGTAACTATAGATTAAATGCTCTGGAGGTTATAGCAGAGTCCGGGTAGAcccaaagagggaggaggagaagtccTCTAGCCAGAACAAGGCTGCTTTACCTTGGGTAGATTTATTCAGTATATATTTGTTGTGCCTTTTCTATAACTGGGCTTGCATCCTAATACATACATTTCGCATGAATACACACTCTCAACAAATCAACTAAAGTGTATTATTTGTACATGAAGCTGATAATAGGTACCAAAGGGAAATATTGCACAGAAGGCAGTTTATTTACCATTCATTTTAACATGAGAAAATGCGAGTGTGGGTTCTGTTTTGCACAATAGTTATCACTTCCGTTACCTCCTGTATTTTTATACAGTCTTCTTCATGTCATTGTTACATTGgtttatatatttgaaatatatataagTGTAGAAATATGCCTGACTTATGTCTGCATTGGAATTATTTGTGTGCTATTTTAGGTTTTGACTCACTCCcaaacatacacatacatataatatatatagcaATACAGACgtctaaggaggaaaaaatatctattaTTGCATACAGATATGCATAGATGTGCATAAAGAAGGACGCAGAGAATCTTATGAGAAAAGCTGGTTAAATCATAATTAGGTGACCCAGTATATTTCTCTCAGTCCAAGTCCTTCTTGACATTTGCTTCTATTTTGGTAAGTCTAGTTTTAGATGATAGCAGGGGAATATTATAACCTTGACAGTTCCACGCCATTAGCTATGAAATTATTTGCACCTTTAGGACAGGTATCTGGTTTCCTGAATATTCTGATGTCGTGTCTCTTAAAAGGCAGCCGCCTTTGCCAGAAAACGATGAGTTGTGAGTGACCACTGAATGAAGAAATACTAGAAGGGTGCAGGAGAGAATTGGTGCGGGTCTTCATTTTGTCCATAGGTACTTCTGAGCTGTGAGATGTCTATACCTTAGGGAACAGTCCTGCAATGAATTCAAGAAGGATGTGttctgatatttttctgaaatccGTGAGAACCGTAGGATTAGGATTTCCTGGAATTCCCATGGCTTTTAAAATGATGTAGCCCAAATTCTGCCCAGTATTTATGGGCAGTCCTTTTTTTATGTTGTGAGTTTAATTCCAAGCCCTCTGCAGTTTCACTGTGGGTGTGTGATGAAATTAAAGTAGTAAATTCTGCTGTCAGCTACAGTTACGCTAATCTGGAATAAACCCATTAACCCTGATGATGTAATTTTCCATTTACACCTCCGAAAGCAAAATTTGAACCCAGCTAAATACAGATGTTGGCTCAGCAACTGAAAAAGATCAAACACACTGACATTGAGGTTTTGTGTCAGAATGGTTCCTGGTTTAAATACTCTTGTTCCCCCTCTTGAATTCAGTAAAATATCAATAGCCTGGAGGCTTCAGTGAAGTAACACAAAGCTTTCAATGCAAATGTGTGCATTATAGGAGGGTAGTCCAATATCATGTAGTTCAACCAGTGTTAATGGAACAAAAGGACTTaactctgaaggaaaaggaaatgaactCTGAATCAGAAGAATTGCATACAATTCGGGATTATATATTGATATGTAAAGATCTATTGTATAGtgttctttgaaaatattgttCTGAAAGTCTTAagtattgtttttctttagttAAAGAACACTGGTAACGCCTCTGGCCACAATTTAGAAATATCATCAATTCATTGGAAGGCATACAAGCAATATCAACTCTCAGTTgcacttaaaaaatattaatgattacTTGTGAGAGCTATGACAGTACTAGGTATTTGCACACATAAGCTcatttttctgaagcaaagcTAAATGTTAGTATTTTAAGATATGACTGATACATGTCAGCAATACATGTCCAAAAACTTATTCAGGATGATTGCAAATCCTAAAGGTATTTTGGAAAGCTCTCTCCCATGCCTTTGCTTTCCATGTACAAGCAGCAGCATGACCCTGATCACTGTCAGACCAGACAAGCAGTCAGTAAGACAGTGACGTGCTgctgttctttaaatattttcattcttaacTTTGCCTGGTCTATACTCAGGAGTCCACCAGATAGATTTTTTGCTTTGGGTGCGGAGGAGTTAGTGGACCCCAATGACTCTCTTTGGTTTATGCATGTTACAGATCAGGAAAAGAAGGCCTACACCAGCATCCCTCGTCATCATGAATGAACACGTGCCCCCAGGTAAGTGCCAACATACCTTCTAAACCAGGGAACTTGTATACACAGGATTGTCTGCAAAGTGGTTTTATTAACTACATGGTTTTAAAATCCAGCATTAATTTTGTAGCACTACATATCAAATAATGGATCTTGGAGTAAACCCCATGAATACGTGTAACTCTTGGCCTCCAGATAATGTCAATAATTTTGGGATTTTATCCTCCCTGTAAATCTTTTGTTGTATGTACAAGGAGAATATGACCCTGATCCAGCCCTTCCATccacaaaccttttctttccctgagtgGATACCATGGAGATCCACGAAGTCCTAGTCTGGGTTTTCCAATCTCTAGAGATACCAGGGTGGCGCTAGGGCTAACTCAACAAAGCGAATCGCTTCAGCAAAACAGGTTGTTTTCTAGTTTTCTGATGAAACATGTGATGTCTGTTTTCATTATTCCTTTTCGACTGTGGCTACATTATCTTCATCCAAGACTCCTCCCAGAAGATTTTCTGTGGGATGGGACAATTTGAGGCTGCAACATACTTTGTCATATAAATGTGAATTCAGAAAGACTCTTTAATAAGCTGTTTAGGGAGTATTATAAGCAAAAAAGCTCAGCAAAAATGGATTGCAGGAAAAAGCCCTCAAGACATAATCCCTTTGAAACACACTACCTACTTTATATCAAACTTTTATATAGTGctctgcaacatttttttcctgccttatcTCTTCATCAcctgaatctttttttaaaagcagttcagtCTTTTTCTCGCTGATGTGTCTCGCAGGCCATTACTGTATGCACTGGCACCTCAGTGAAACAAAACCACCTTAGCTCTATTAGAGTCTCCGCTTACTGCACTGTGCTGCAGGTCTCCACTTCTGGTTAACATCGCCAGTAGCTGAAGTTCCTCAGAAggtgcagaaaaaaacatttagagaGCCCTGCTCTCGGGGTTGAGGTCATTACAGCACAGCACACAGATTCGTGAGGTTCAAGCCTGACATATGGTTCAGGTTATGTTCTTTTGACCCTGAGAGTGACCCATGAGTCACTCTTGCTGCGGGGCTAACACCAATCCCAGTTTGGAGAGTAGCTTTCTGGCCTGAATTTCAGGCAGTTCAGCTCTCAGTAATGGTGCACAAAGATCTGCCTTGGCCTGACTTTCTTTCCCTTAATGGGATCTACAGTGGCTGTGTTGCTAGGCCTTGATTTAAAGCAAATTCACCTTGGCTGGTCATGTCTTTTGCAATTCATTTTGTACACTTTGTACCGTCATATTTCCTGTTATAAACAGATACTTGGTATAGtaccaaatcaaaaccaaacagagAATAAGAACTCTTTTTAATTTACAGGAAATTTTACTGTAAACAAAGTGGTGCATGTCTGTTATCTCCTTTCCTGCAATGTTCataataaatctttaaataaatcatttttattaTGAGTCAGGATTGCTGCAAGTATCAGTCAACTTCCATATAAGCCCAAGAGCTTGTCTATTCAAGTTCACTTacttatatttattcatttagaTATTATTCCCTCTTACTAGATACTGGAAACTAATATCAATGAAGGTATTCTTGGTTAAATTATAGTCttgtcttgttttttaattttccatgaactcaggttaaaaatgaaaactttaaaaGCGCCTTCGTTTTCCTGCACCTCACCCTGTGGTTTATGCATGAGCATGCGTGTGCCTATTTCCATATGGTATGCTTGATATGAGCAAGTGTTTTGAATGGGGTGTGCGCATGTAGCTGTGTAAACCCACGGAGTACAAGGACTGCAAAGACAAAttggaaaggcagaaaataaagttGAATATACTTATGGGCTTGATCTTGCAAGGTGCTGTGTATTTTCCGAAATTATTGTCTACCTTCAACTTTCAGAGGAGTCAGCTAGTCCTAGGGGCTCTTTACACCTTGCTGATTAAACTCCAAATGCTGGTCTCTTACTGGATTTTGAATAGAATTCAGTGTGATGCCAGATAACAATTTGTGtccaaaaatgttaaaattcacCACTGTATGTGTTTAcagtgaataaaataataatagtaagtGTACGAACTGGAAACTCCAGCAGATTGCTTTAGAAGCATGATTCCTGAGGTCAACGGGGAAGCTGAGCAGCAGAGAATTTACAGCGATATGGTCAAGGCCACCTATTAAATTAGAGCTGGGATAGACCAGAATCCTGTCTCTTGAATTTTACCCACTGGAGTACTCCAGTTCCCTCATTAGGAGCAAACAGCTAGCGAAGGATATGCTTCCAAGGGTTTGCAATGTGTCCCCTATTGCCATTCTAAATGTTTGGATGCCCCTGCAAAGTTTACTCAAATTATCtaaacttcttttattttgaaaaacagacaCAGGCATTTTCTAAGAATCAGACTTTTCTATAGCCTTTTGTTGCAGCTGCTTCTGattgcagcaggaaaaaagcagcatttttgtgGTATTCTGGTGCTCTGGATGCAGACCCATCTGGAAACCAGAAGGAGGTAAAATGTGTTTGGACATTTCAGAACTTTATAATAAATTCAGTTTGAGTTGTGCTGTACGAAGATCTGAAATAGCTGTTTTCTAAGTCTTCTCATCCATCCCTGGTGTCTAGTACAGCTTTGACAGAAATCTGTCTTCACTGATTTAGGTCAAGTCCATTGTGCTATAAAGTGAAGATGGAATATCTACTAAGCCTAAGTCATTTTATCCGATGACAGCTACTCAAAAGCTGTAAGAAGAGTCTGCTTGGCTTCCTTGCTTCCAAGGAGACAGTAAGGGCTAGACCACACTAAATGATTTAAAGACAGGTGGTAGATGTGGCTGCAGGAGCTCATACCCAGCCTTTAATGTCACTGACTGGTGCATTTTCTCCTGTTCACTCTGGTTGGCATTAAATATAAAAGtcaacagaagagaaatttgaaTTGCAGCAGCAACAATGATTGCGTTGGGCAATACAGGCTTGTGAAGCAAGGTAGCAAGGAACAAACCCTTAACTCTTTCTGTAAATGCTCTGTAAAGTGCTCCATGATGGGTTATGTCACATCTGAGCAGAGAAGCTGGCGCTAGAATGTTGAGACTCGAGTTATGAAGTTACTTAACTCTATTGTGCGTCAGCTACCACCAATGGTAGCTGATGTGAGCAGCTGATGTTTGATTTCATGATATCTCATCAGTTTTACTTTTACTTGAAATTGTAAGACCCTTTTACTACCtgtgaaagcaaaaccaaatatcCGTGGGCAGAACTACAAAAGACCGCAGCATCTCGTCCTGTGCAGGATGCCTGTGTGGGTTACTGGGGTAACCCCCTCGTATCCTGCTATGGCCACAGTTGCTCCATGtctgtactttaaaaaaggaaCGTAAGCAGATGCTTAGTTTTAAAGATACGTTTAACTATTAAGCTGCCAAGAGCTTAATCCAAAAATTGCGGAagctctcctgcttcctcttTCTCTTGCAATATCCTTGGAGCCACCAGAAACCGAAAATCACCATACCCTGAAAGCAACCTTTTCTGCACTGCCATACTATACTCACGACCTCCTGCCTCCTCACCAAGCACAGCAGAATAGATATGAAAATCAGTTCTTGTTATCTGAAATAGAAGTCTAACCGTGCTTTAAACTAGCAGAATACCAAACTGCGATGGCTCGAGACGCAGCTGGTGGCGTTGTAGAGAAGCGCCGGTTGAGGGAGGGAAGCATGTCAGACCACAACTCAGGTTTAATGCCATTAGGTCTCGCTGTGATCAGAAAACAATGCCGGTGTTCCTGTATGGCCTGGCCTTGTCACAGAGCCAACGCAATATCAGGCAGTCTGGCTGGCAAAGGCTGTTCTACCTGTGTCAAAGGTTTGGTCTTCTTGAAGTGTTAGAATATGGGTAAACATTCGGAtaaacttctgcatttctgaacTTGCTATGTGTTTGCTGTTTCCAACTGTCCTTCCTACTCAGTTGCATGTTTTGGCTTCCTTGCTTGTAATGTAAATGTTACTCCGTGTTTGGAAATCAGAAAAGCATAGCAACGTGTTTTGGTAATTCTTCTCCAGAGCTGCCTTTTTGTATTGTGCAAATCTCATTTCAAGGCAGAAAGGGTATATTATCactgcaaaagaaatgtaaacatATATTCCAAGTACAACTCAAGTTTTCGGAAGGCTGGAAATCATAACTTGAAGATATAAGCAACATGTACCTGTCTCCACACAAGGAACTTGCTTGCAGCTTGTCTTTAGGCGTTAGCAGGTTTTATGTCTTGTTCCCAGCTGATTTTCCATTGTCGAGATTCACACCTTTCAGCCTGCTCCCAGTTCCCAGAGGTCTGCTGAGACGCCTCAGGAGCAGCCTCAATATTTAGTGCAGTAACAAACAGCCAGATGGGTGGTGGGAGGAAAACCTCTTCTTGCACCTGTGGCAATCCCATGGTAACCCAAAGTAGATTAGGTTTTTCCTGCTAAACTGATTCTAGATGC from Chroicocephalus ridibundus chromosome 7, bChrRid1.1, whole genome shotgun sequence includes the following:
- the PPP1R1C gene encoding LOW QUALITY PROTEIN: protein phosphatase 1 regulatory subunit 1C (The sequence of the model RefSeq protein was modified relative to this genomic sequence to represent the inferred CDS: inserted 1 base in 1 codon), which translates into the protein MWNKGVARLTQIPVLSRDLQLLLRSTQPGCGEGTRGAAQTESXSSRLFSRLTHLSITMEPNSPKKIQFAVPLFQSQIDPEAAEQIRKRRPTPASLVIMNEHVPPEKDEKRTNISQAESQSASPKQRKQSVFTPPALKGIKHLKSQSDSAFPEEEEGVSEREEEWGH